The following proteins are encoded in a genomic region of Flammeovirga pectinis:
- a CDS encoding DUF1295 domain-containing protein: MKVSTYINAHKILLIPVVLFLMWYFNNWSTEAFIYLAIHGTYCLLWLLKHNMFPDNRFSEKQPFLIGLFFIFLPLGGYYIAPYLLISNYVVLPPYLFVLVVFIYTLGIFLHYVSDAQKYFTLKLQKGLINEGLFTKTRNPNYLGEILIYSAYAIMAMHWIPWLVLSGWVFGFFLKNMIKKDKSISRHEGFINYKKKSWLLFPKP, translated from the coding sequence ATGAAAGTTTCTACATATATCAATGCACATAAAATTTTACTTATACCTGTAGTTTTATTTCTAATGTGGTATTTCAATAACTGGTCGACAGAAGCATTTATCTATTTAGCAATACATGGTACTTATTGTCTATTATGGTTACTAAAACACAATATGTTTCCTGATAACCGCTTTAGTGAGAAACAGCCTTTTCTAATTGGCTTATTTTTTATATTTCTTCCTCTTGGAGGCTATTATATTGCCCCCTATTTATTAATCAGTAATTATGTAGTACTACCTCCTTATCTTTTTGTACTGGTAGTATTTATTTATACACTTGGCATCTTTTTACACTATGTAAGTGATGCACAAAAGTATTTTACCTTAAAACTTCAGAAAGGATTAATTAATGAAGGGTTATTTACTAAAACTAGAAACCCTAATTACTTAGGTGAAATTTTAATCTATTCTGCTTATGCTATTATGGCAATGCATTGGATACCTTGGTTAGTTTTAAGTGGCTGGGTATTTGGCTTCTTTTTAAAGAACATGATTAAAAAGGATAAATCAATTTCTAGACACGAAGGATTTATAAATTATAAGAAAAAGAGCTGGTTACTTTTTCCTAAACCATAA
- a CDS encoding DUF2141 domain-containing protein, translating to MRIKSMHIFFLLGCFIAFNTPSIAQTVSVQINVTGLSNSKGTIVIGLYKSATDFPEYEANYKNATVDTSSPSYTFNNLEEGTYAIAVWHDENNNKKLDKNLFGIPKEKYGFSKNKFGKLGPPDFDEVSFNVKNGKTTTFKIKLK from the coding sequence ATGAGAATAAAATCAATGCACATCTTCTTTTTATTAGGGTGCTTTATTGCATTTAATACTCCCTCAATTGCACAGACTGTAAGTGTTCAAATTAATGTAACAGGTCTAAGTAATTCTAAAGGAACGATAGTAATCGGCCTTTATAAAAGTGCTACTGACTTTCCTGAATATGAAGCCAATTATAAAAATGCTACAGTAGACACCTCTTCACCAAGTTATACTTTTAACAACTTAGAAGAAGGAACTTATGCAATTGCGGTTTGGCATGATGAGAATAATAATAAGAAGTTGGATAAAAACCTGTTTGGTATTCCAAAAGAAAAATATGGCTTCTCTAAAAATAAGTTTGGGAAATTAGGACCTCCAGATTTTGATGAGGTATCCTTTAATGTGAAAAATGGAAAGACAACTACTTTTAAAATTAAACTTAAATAA
- a CDS encoding DUF1349 domain-containing protein, with protein sequence MKNLLILLSLLSISVITNAQDLSSMQWFNAPDKWDVKGNTLKMFVTPQTDYWRKTHYGFTVDDGPFYYANRGGEFEVSVKITGAYKTRFDQMGLMLRVDEKHWIKTGIEYVDGVYNFSAVVTNGHSSWSVIALKEKPKSIWIKAIKKRDAVEILYSLDGKNYQMSNLAYLPDHKPVMVGMMAASPDGSGFDATFEDFKITHLPDERRLEWLENNKE encoded by the coding sequence ATGAAAAATCTACTTATTCTATTATCTCTTTTGAGTATATCTGTAATAACCAATGCTCAAGATTTATCTTCTATGCAATGGTTTAATGCACCAGATAAATGGGACGTAAAAGGAAATACACTTAAAATGTTTGTTACTCCACAAACTGATTATTGGAGAAAAACCCATTATGGATTTACCGTAGACGATGGTCCTTTTTATTATGCAAATAGAGGTGGTGAGTTTGAGGTATCTGTAAAAATTACAGGAGCCTATAAAACACGTTTCGACCAAATGGGGTTAATGCTGAGGGTAGACGAAAAGCATTGGATAAAAACAGGAATTGAATATGTAGATGGTGTATATAATTTTAGTGCAGTGGTAACAAATGGCCATTCTAGTTGGAGTGTTATAGCACTAAAAGAAAAGCCAAAATCAATTTGGATTAAGGCAATAAAAAAACGTGATGCAGTAGAAATACTTTACTCTTTAGATGGTAAGAATTATCAGATGAGTAACCTTGCTTATTTACCAGACCATAAGCCTGTAATGGTAGGGATGATGGCGGCAAGTCCTGATGGTAGCGGTTTTGATGCTACTTTTGAAGATTTCAAAATAACACATCTTCCAGACGAAAGAAGATTAGAATGGTTAGAAAATAACAAGGAGTAA
- a CDS encoding arginine deiminase family protein codes for MKNKEILKSSILVAASAVVAILTAFNFNAADRKEIQNNHEWDELKEVVIGRWVPNTFVVPKVDLNLKEFFPYIPDASWDYMKKMENNTLSNVFPKDDQEYFDEQENLVKTLRELGVIVHRPDEIEVGVIGTSQCYSRDPIITVGNKFIITNLYNENRRQETPSYRRIALNMAKNYNGEVVSMPSLKAGYHKDNVYLEGGDVFVAGSDIYVGISGNASNMKGVEWLQNELGSEYTVHPIPLKPNVLHLDCTLMLINKEQGIICKEDFIDFEAAPESLKNREWVEVEAEEAQIMATNGVVINSKSIIMSDAFPKVADRVREMGIDVKEIPFRKANYFGGGLRCSYQPIFRN; via the coding sequence ATGAAAAATAAAGAAATACTCAAATCTAGCATTCTAGTAGCTGCAAGTGCTGTAGTTGCTATATTAACTGCCTTCAACTTTAATGCTGCTGACAGAAAAGAAATTCAAAACAACCATGAATGGGACGAACTTAAAGAAGTGGTAATTGGTAGATGGGTGCCTAATACTTTTGTTGTTCCTAAGGTAGATTTAAACCTAAAAGAATTCTTTCCTTATATTCCTGACGCATCATGGGATTACATGAAAAAGATGGAGAATAATACTTTATCAAATGTTTTTCCTAAAGACGATCAAGAATATTTTGATGAACAAGAAAACCTTGTAAAAACATTAAGAGAACTAGGTGTAATTGTACATCGACCAGACGAAATTGAAGTTGGTGTTATCGGGACTTCTCAATGTTATTCTCGTGATCCAATTATCACAGTCGGCAATAAGTTTATAATTACTAATTTATACAACGAAAACCGTCGTCAGGAGACACCAAGTTATAGAAGAATTGCCCTAAATATGGCTAAGAATTACAATGGTGAAGTGGTAAGCATGCCTTCTTTAAAAGCTGGTTACCACAAAGATAATGTCTATTTAGAAGGTGGCGATGTATTTGTTGCTGGTAGCGATATTTATGTAGGGATATCTGGTAATGCCTCTAACATGAAGGGTGTGGAGTGGTTACAAAATGAATTAGGCAGTGAATATACTGTTCACCCTATTCCGTTAAAGCCTAATGTTTTGCACTTAGATTGTACATTAATGCTTATAAATAAAGAGCAAGGTATTATATGTAAGGAAGATTTTATTGATTTTGAAGCTGCTCCAGAAAGTTTAAAAAATAGAGAATGGGTAGAAGTTGAAGCAGAAGAAGCACAAATAATGGCTACAAATGGTGTTGTTATTAATAGTAAGTCGATTATTATGTCTGATGCTTTCCCTAAAGTTGCAGACAGAGTGAGAGAAATGGGAATTGATGTAAAAGAAATTCCTTTTAGAAAAGCAAATTACTTTGGTGGTGGTTTAAGATGTAGCTACCAACCTATTTTTAGAAATTAA
- a CDS encoding MepB family protein → MALNNITSKMYPFDNTIRNFFFKKQLSNFNKFTIDKESAEYNGCSFFIDDKKIIYRDSKITPKKIGQFVTFWKRDSEGITTPFHEEDTFDFYIINAQSENQLGQFIFPKDILIKKGIISTNQKDGKRGFRVYPEWDMPTSKQAITTQIWQADFFYQHK, encoded by the coding sequence ATGGCACTAAATAACATTACTTCTAAGATGTACCCTTTTGATAACACTATTAGAAATTTCTTCTTTAAAAAACAGCTTTCTAACTTTAATAAATTTACTATTGATAAAGAAAGTGCTGAATACAATGGCTGTTCATTTTTTATAGATGATAAGAAAATAATTTATAGAGATAGTAAAATTACTCCCAAGAAAATTGGTCAGTTTGTTACTTTTTGGAAACGTGATAGCGAAGGTATTACTACACCTTTTCATGAAGAAGATACCTTTGATTTTTATATAATCAATGCTCAATCAGAAAATCAGTTGGGACAGTTTATATTTCCTAAAGATATTTTGATTAAAAAGGGAATTATTTCTACAAATCAGAAAGATGGTAAACGTGGTTTTAGAGTATATCCAGAATGGGATATGCCTACAAGTAAGCAAGCAATAACAACGCAAATTTGGCAAGCTGATTTCTTTTATCAGCATAAATAA
- a CDS encoding toxin-antitoxin system YwqK family antitoxin: MKRLFYLLLPLVIALSCDTTENSENNNSELTQRAEVAKKIKPKSKEGLIVTYHSGTKVKRTEINYQRDKKNGLAKVYYENGNVRQAIDYVNNFKHGMAKEYYKDGTLYKEAFYDNNVVQRRKYYYKDGILKSDVPYYKGKQTFGLKEYSKSGKLLKVYPKIQIKENDDTALYDKYILELTLSQRRKGVKFFMAHDDNKPVRTSSTEDDNLYFLPMIKGRGVLEIPIPKGNYAMKKFTFYVEYVTYSGRKRLDKIDYNFHVTNY; encoded by the coding sequence ATGAAACGACTCTTTTACTTACTCTTGCCATTGGTTATCGCGCTATCTTGTGATACCACCGAAAATTCTGAAAACAACAACTCTGAGCTAACTCAAAGAGCTGAAGTAGCAAAAAAAATAAAACCAAAATCTAAAGAAGGTTTAATCGTTACTTATCATTCTGGAACTAAAGTAAAACGTACAGAAATAAATTACCAAAGAGATAAAAAGAATGGTTTAGCAAAGGTCTATTATGAGAATGGAAATGTTCGACAAGCCATTGACTATGTAAATAATTTTAAGCATGGTATGGCAAAGGAATATTACAAAGATGGAACATTATATAAGGAAGCCTTCTACGATAATAATGTGGTACAGCGTAGAAAATATTACTATAAAGATGGCATCTTAAAATCTGATGTTCCTTATTATAAAGGCAAGCAAACTTTTGGATTGAAAGAATATTCGAAGTCTGGTAAATTATTAAAAGTATATCCTAAAATACAAATTAAAGAGAATGATGATACCGCTCTATATGATAAGTATATTTTAGAATTAACATTATCTCAAAGAAGAAAAGGGGTGAAGTTTTTTATGGCTCATGATGATAACAAGCCTGTAAGAACAAGTAGTACAGAAGACGATAATTTATATTTCTTACCTATGATTAAAGGAAGAGGAGTTTTAGAAATACCTATTCCTAAAGGTAATTACGCCATGAAGAAGTTTACTTTTTATGTGGAGTATGTTACCTATAGCGGAAGAAAGAGATTAGATAAAATAGATTATAATTTCCATGTAACGAATTACTAA
- a CDS encoding tetratricopeptide repeat protein, whose protein sequence is MKNTFLLICILFFSISAYSQDFQFNVDELTFNSEREKIAFIDYQEDSTSFLNLLVEIGNTENSISEQATDKLNQLFATLEKLKVRDKKPKKQVQIIYKEVHNKLFTKYIENISFYKIFTDGEYNCATATSIYALVLDHFSIPYAIKKTPNHVYLQAYPNAENITMESTSPNNGFRFYSDKTKENLVNTLLENKLVSKSEVNTKGINAVFDEYFFKDENIAYRNLISILYSNEGFKDMGNEDYKMALSALQKGYSIYPNKLYEEVIVNLNLQILSEQDEYSLEYAKQIVYLSRYLGYNNGLKSEDFSSEFNSFQNEYMIKKQDTATYKEIYTVFQQIEDSVILDKINFDHYYVLAYNYYENKLFEKALATCQKALVLQPQNSEIYKVALNSCVDIILSQYTNNLTERIVFIEDQKIQYPFLEDELKLELLILDAQLNLAFEYILKKDLTSAKKHISDFETVFDPKVHYGIPKQNVVALYDHLGMLYFKRRQTTSAKKAFLKGLSYYPNTYSLEQKIGFL, encoded by the coding sequence ATGAAAAATACCTTTCTCTTAATATGTATACTCTTTTTTTCTATATCAGCCTACTCACAAGACTTCCAATTTAATGTTGATGAACTCACTTTTAATTCTGAAAGAGAGAAAATTGCATTTATCGATTATCAAGAAGATTCGACTAGCTTCTTGAACTTATTAGTAGAAATTGGCAATACAGAAAATAGTATTTCAGAACAAGCAACTGATAAACTAAATCAGTTATTTGCTACGTTAGAAAAATTAAAAGTTAGAGATAAAAAGCCAAAAAAACAGGTTCAAATTATTTATAAAGAAGTGCACAATAAACTCTTCACTAAATACATTGAGAACATATCATTCTATAAAATTTTTACTGACGGGGAATACAATTGTGCTACTGCTACAAGTATTTATGCATTGGTATTAGATCATTTTTCTATTCCTTATGCAATAAAGAAAACTCCTAACCACGTTTATTTACAAGCATATCCTAATGCTGAAAATATTACAATGGAGTCTACTTCTCCAAATAATGGTTTTCGATTTTATTCTGATAAAACAAAAGAAAACCTTGTAAATACATTGTTAGAAAATAAACTCGTTTCTAAAAGTGAAGTGAATACAAAAGGTATAAATGCTGTTTTTGATGAGTACTTCTTTAAAGATGAAAACATTGCATATAGAAATTTAATTAGTATTCTTTATTCTAATGAAGGGTTTAAAGACATGGGTAATGAAGATTACAAAATGGCTTTATCTGCGCTTCAAAAGGGATATTCTATTTACCCAAATAAACTTTATGAAGAAGTTATAGTAAATCTAAATCTTCAAATTTTAAGTGAACAAGATGAATACTCTTTAGAATATGCCAAACAGATTGTTTATTTAAGTAGATATCTGGGCTATAATAATGGGTTAAAATCAGAAGATTTCTCATCGGAATTTAACTCTTTCCAAAACGAGTACATGATTAAAAAGCAAGACACTGCTACTTACAAAGAAATTTACACGGTGTTTCAGCAAATAGAAGATAGCGTTATCCTTGATAAGATTAATTTCGATCATTACTACGTTCTTGCCTATAACTATTACGAAAATAAATTATTCGAAAAAGCATTAGCTACCTGCCAGAAAGCATTAGTTCTTCAACCACAGAATTCTGAGATTTATAAAGTTGCGCTAAACTCATGTGTTGATATTATACTTTCACAATACACAAATAATTTAACTGAACGTATTGTCTTTATTGAAGACCAAAAAATACAATATCCTTTTTTAGAAGATGAATTAAAATTAGAGTTATTAATTCTTGACGCTCAATTAAATTTAGCTTTTGAGTATATTCTTAAAAAAGATTTGACATCTGCAAAAAAACACATCTCGGATTTTGAAACAGTATTTGATCCTAAAGTTCATTACGGAATTCCAAAACAGAATGTAGTTGCTTTATATGATCATTTAGGAATGCTGTACTTTAAAAGGAGACAAACTACTAGTGCTAAAAAGGCATTTTTAAAAGGACTCTCGTATTATCCCAACACCTATTCTTTAGAACAAAAAATAGGTTTCTTATAA